Proteins co-encoded in one Dyella humicola genomic window:
- a CDS encoding YdcH family protein, translating into MFENQQRDDVEALMKADAEFRRLYQHHQELDSKVHDAEIGVLPIDDMTLSGMKKEKLHAKERLQRMWDNHAHRIN; encoded by the coding sequence ATGTTTGAAAACCAGCAGCGTGATGATGTCGAAGCCTTGATGAAGGCCGACGCGGAGTTTCGTCGGCTCTACCAACACCACCAAGAACTCGACAGCAAGGTGCACGACGCCGAGATTGGCGTGCTTCCCATCGACGACATGACGTTATCGGGCATGAAGAAGGAGAAACTCCACGCGAAGGAGCGGCTCCAGCGCATGTGGGACAATCACGCGCACCGCATCAACTAA
- a CDS encoding DUF4398 domain-containing protein, whose amino-acid sequence MVHIFFPLFGRPRGARLAVSTLTLAFTLALSGCASTPPPDGIMNQAQVQLQAARDADAADYAPVDLGFAQNKFQQAQAAMAKGKYDDAATLADEARADAELARAKARLAAARSQIQSKGDANRQLRDQIDQSLSHEQQQDQSQNPALPVQQQAPADMPAPAASSLAEPIPQGQGFQTVPQSTTDQGGHP is encoded by the coding sequence ATGGTGCACATCTTTTTCCCGCTGTTCGGGCGCCCTAGGGGTGCTCGCCTGGCGGTTTCGACCCTGACGCTGGCATTCACGCTGGCGCTTTCCGGCTGCGCCTCCACGCCGCCGCCGGACGGGATCATGAACCAGGCCCAGGTGCAGCTGCAGGCTGCCCGCGATGCCGACGCCGCCGATTACGCGCCGGTGGACCTGGGTTTTGCGCAAAACAAGTTCCAGCAGGCCCAGGCCGCCATGGCCAAGGGCAAATATGACGATGCCGCTACCCTGGCCGACGAAGCCCGAGCGGATGCTGAGTTGGCCCGCGCCAAGGCCCGCCTTGCCGCGGCCCGGTCGCAGATCCAGAGCAAGGGCGACGCCAACCGCCAGCTGCGTGATCAGATCGACCAGTCGCTGAGCCATGAACAGCAGCAGGACCAGAGCCAGAATCCGGCCCTTCCGGTCCAGCAGCAGGCCCCGGCGGATATGCCGGCTCCCGCTGCTTCCTCGCTTGCCGAGCCCATCCCCCAGGGGCAGGGTTTCCAGACCGTACCCCAGTCGACCACTGACCAGGGAGGTCATCCATGA
- a CDS encoding DUF4398 domain-containing protein, protein MNTLTLRCSALVLAMAAVGIAHASNKDDMDIARLNSSLDQLASDPALGSYAQAEQARARDAINQLAQARSRDRAHALYLAERRVDLARATAQLQDAQLKINQLDREHDQILLDGSRREADQARRELDRQRLQYQMAQEEAARQQAEGAEATAQAQAEALQAKKLAAAQAKAANAAKKQADLAAQAARAMRAQMQGDSSSSDDSSSKKDQGK, encoded by the coding sequence ATGAATACCTTGACCCTCCGTTGTTCGGCGCTCGTTCTGGCGATGGCTGCCGTGGGTATCGCTCACGCCAGCAACAAGGACGACATGGACATCGCCCGCTTGAACAGCAGCCTTGACCAGCTCGCCAGCGACCCGGCGCTGGGCAGCTACGCCCAGGCTGAGCAGGCACGCGCCCGCGACGCCATCAACCAGCTGGCTCAGGCCCGCTCCCGCGACCGTGCCCATGCGCTCTATCTGGCCGAGCGCCGGGTCGACCTCGCACGCGCCACGGCACAGCTGCAGGACGCGCAGCTGAAGATCAACCAGCTCGACCGCGAGCACGACCAGATCCTGCTCGACGGCAGTCGCCGCGAGGCCGATCAGGCCCGCCGTGAGCTCGATCGCCAGCGCCTGCAGTACCAGATGGCGCAGGAAGAGGCCGCACGCCAGCAGGCAGAAGGTGCCGAAGCCACCGCCCAGGCGCAGGCCGAGGCGCTGCAGGCCAAGAAGCTCGCCGCCGCGCAGGCCAAGGCCGCCAATGCCGCCAAAAAGCAAGCCGACTTGGCAGCCCAGGCAGCGCGAGCGATGCGTGCGCAGATGCAGGGCGACAGCTCGTCCTCTGACGACAGCAGTTCAAAGAAAGATCAGGGCAAGTAA
- the glmS gene encoding glutamine--fructose-6-phosphate transaminase (isomerizing) — MCGIVAAAAQRDVAPLLIAGLKALEYRGYDSAGLAVLDRGEIRRVRAKGKVREMESLYLAEPFPGGTGIAHTRWATHGVPNEANAHPHMAGSVALVHNGIIENYASLRADLQARGHVFTSETDTEVMAALINEHVESGLSLRDAVMATVRELEGAYAIAVISSKEPGRVIGARHGAPLLIGVGIGEHFLGSDAQALIQVTNKIIYLDEDDVAEITRDSVAIFGLDGQRVERSMHESELSADAVERGEYRHYMQKEIFEQPHAVAATLEARIGPHGVLPNIFGVDGDELLNRVRGLHIIACGTSYHAGLVAKYWLEEYARLPVSVEVASEYRYREAVVPDGTLFVAISQSGETADTLAAMRESRRRGYLGTLAICNVPESSVVREADLKLMTRAGPEIGVASTKAFTTQLAALALLTLHLAQSRGLDRARYVDLCTQLQHLPRALEDALKLEPQIIELSAHLIHRQHALFLGRGAQYPVALEGSLKLKEISYIHAEAYPAGELKHGPLALVDEDMPVIAVAPNGPLLDKLKSNLQEVRARGGELLVFADGEACLEGNNARGVTLRINGGGDFIAPAVFTVPLQLLAYHVAVLRGTDVDQPRNLAKSVTVE; from the coding sequence ATGTGTGGAATCGTTGCCGCTGCCGCCCAGCGTGATGTGGCGCCGCTGTTGATCGCCGGCCTGAAGGCGCTGGAATATCGCGGATACGACTCGGCCGGTCTGGCCGTGCTGGATCGCGGCGAGATTCGCCGCGTACGCGCGAAGGGCAAGGTGCGCGAGATGGAATCGCTGTATCTGGCCGAGCCCTTCCCTGGTGGCACCGGCATCGCGCACACCCGCTGGGCCACGCATGGCGTGCCCAATGAGGCGAATGCGCATCCGCACATGGCCGGCAGCGTAGCGCTGGTGCACAACGGCATCATCGAGAACTACGCCAGCCTGCGCGCCGATCTGCAGGCGCGCGGTCACGTATTTACCTCGGAGACCGACACCGAGGTGATGGCCGCCCTGATCAACGAACACGTCGAGTCGGGCTTGAGCCTTCGCGATGCCGTGATGGCGACCGTGCGGGAGCTCGAGGGTGCCTATGCCATTGCCGTGATCAGCAGCAAGGAGCCGGGTCGCGTCATCGGAGCACGCCATGGCGCGCCGCTGCTGATTGGCGTGGGTATTGGCGAGCATTTCCTGGGTTCGGATGCGCAGGCCCTGATCCAGGTCACCAACAAGATCATCTATCTCGACGAGGACGACGTTGCCGAGATCACGCGCGATAGCGTGGCGATCTTCGGTCTCGACGGTCAGCGTGTCGAGCGCTCCATGCATGAAAGCGAGTTGTCGGCCGATGCGGTGGAACGTGGTGAGTATCGCCACTACATGCAGAAGGAGATCTTCGAACAGCCCCATGCCGTGGCGGCAACGCTGGAGGCGCGCATCGGTCCGCATGGCGTACTGCCCAATATCTTCGGCGTTGATGGCGATGAGCTGCTGAATCGCGTGCGCGGCCTGCATATCATCGCCTGCGGCACCAGCTATCACGCGGGCCTGGTCGCCAAGTACTGGCTCGAGGAGTACGCGCGCCTGCCGGTGAGCGTCGAAGTAGCGAGCGAGTATCGCTATCGCGAAGCGGTGGTGCCCGATGGCACGCTGTTTGTTGCCATCTCTCAGTCGGGCGAAACGGCAGACACGCTGGCTGCCATGCGCGAGTCTCGTCGCCGCGGCTATCTCGGCACCTTGGCCATCTGCAACGTGCCCGAATCGTCGGTGGTTCGCGAGGCTGATCTCAAGCTGATGACGCGTGCTGGCCCGGAAATCGGTGTGGCATCGACCAAGGCGTTCACGACCCAGTTGGCTGCGCTGGCCCTGCTTACCCTTCATCTGGCGCAATCGCGTGGACTGGATCGCGCGCGCTATGTGGATCTGTGCACACAGCTGCAGCACCTGCCGCGAGCCCTCGAAGACGCGCTCAAGCTGGAGCCGCAGATCATCGAGCTTTCGGCGCATCTGATCCATCGCCAGCACGCGCTGTTCCTCGGGCGCGGTGCGCAATATCCGGTGGCATTGGAAGGCTCGCTGAAGCTCAAGGAAATCTCCTATATCCACGCCGAGGCTTATCCTGCCGGCGAACTCAAACACGGTCCGTTGGCGCTGGTCGACGAAGACATGCCCGTCATCGCGGTGGCCCCCAACGGTCCGCTGCTGGACAAGCTCAAGTCCAACCTGCAGGAAGTGCGGGCGCGTGGCGGCGAATTGCTCGTGTTCGCCGATGGCGAAGCCTGCCTCGAAGGCAACAACGCTCGTGGCGTCACACTGCGCATCAACGGTGGTGGTGATTTCATCGCTCCCGCTGTGTTCACCGTGCCACTGCAGTTGCTCGCTTATCACGTGGCCGTGCTGCGCGGTACCGACGTCGACCAGCCGCGTAACCTGGCCAAGTCGGTCACGGTGGAATAG
- a CDS encoding pyridoxal-phosphate dependent enzyme, whose product MTVHQSVLELIGRTPMVRAQRLDVGPCQLFLKLESTNPGGSIKDRIGLSMIEGAERAGKIRPGDTLVEGTAGNTGLGLALVAQQKGYRLILVVPDKMSREKIFNLKAMGAEVVLTRSDVAKGHPEYYQDMAERIARETPGAYFINQFGNMDNPAAHIATTGPEILEQLDGQVDAIVVGCGSSGTLSGLSKFFAEHSPSTEFVLADPVGSILAQYINEGTLSAKSGSWMVEGIGEDFLPSISDFTRVKKAYAIPDKESFLVARELLAKEGILGGSSTGTLLAAALRYCREQTSPKRVVTLVCDTGNKYLSKMYNDYWMLDNGFIEREQYGDLRDLLLRPFAQRDTVVIGSNELLMTAYTRMKLYDVSQLPVMDGDRLVGILDESDVLMHVHSDESRFRDVVSTAMTSNLEMLDVRSPIEALLPVFDRGHVAIVVDGEQFLGLITRIDLLNYLRRKVH is encoded by the coding sequence ATGACGGTCCACCAGAGTGTCCTCGAACTGATCGGACGTACCCCGATGGTACGCGCGCAGCGCCTGGACGTCGGACCGTGTCAGCTTTTCCTCAAGCTGGAGAGCACCAATCCTGGCGGATCGATCAAGGATCGCATTGGTCTCTCGATGATCGAGGGCGCCGAGCGCGCCGGAAAGATTCGTCCCGGCGACACCCTGGTGGAGGGTACCGCGGGCAATACCGGTCTTGGCTTGGCCCTGGTGGCCCAGCAGAAGGGCTACCGCCTGATCCTGGTGGTGCCCGACAAGATGAGCCGCGAGAAGATCTTCAACCTCAAGGCCATGGGTGCCGAAGTGGTGCTCACCCGCTCCGATGTCGCCAAGGGCCATCCGGAGTACTACCAGGACATGGCCGAGCGCATCGCGCGCGAGACCCCGGGTGCGTACTTCATCAACCAGTTCGGCAACATGGACAACCCGGCCGCGCATATCGCCACGACGGGACCGGAGATTCTCGAGCAGCTGGACGGGCAGGTCGATGCCATCGTGGTCGGTTGCGGCTCGTCGGGCACGCTCAGCGGACTGTCCAAGTTCTTCGCCGAGCATTCGCCAAGCACCGAGTTCGTGCTGGCCGATCCGGTTGGCTCAATCCTTGCGCAATACATCAACGAAGGCACGCTGTCGGCCAAGTCCGGCAGCTGGATGGTGGAGGGCATCGGTGAGGATTTTCTGCCGAGCATCAGCGACTTCACCCGCGTGAAGAAGGCCTATGCGATTCCCGACAAGGAAAGCTTCCTTGTGGCACGCGAACTGCTGGCGAAAGAGGGCATCCTCGGCGGGTCATCCACCGGCACGTTGCTGGCAGCGGCGCTGCGCTACTGCCGCGAACAGACCAGTCCCAAGCGTGTGGTGACCTTGGTCTGCGATACGGGCAACAAGTACCTGTCGAAGATGTACAACGATTACTGGATGCTCGACAACGGCTTCATCGAGCGCGAGCAGTATGGCGATCTGCGCGACTTGCTGCTGCGCCCGTTCGCGCAGCGCGACACGGTGGTGATCGGGTCGAACGAGCTGCTGATGACAGCCTATACACGCATGAAGCTATACGACGTCTCCCAGCTTCCCGTGATGGACGGGGATCGCCTGGTAGGCATCCTGGACGAGTCCGATGTGCTGATGCACGTGCACTCCGACGAGAGCCGGTTCCGTGATGTCGTGTCCACCGCGATGACCAGCAACCTGGAGATGCTCGACGTGCGTTCGCCGATCGAAGCGTTGCTACCGGTATTCGATCGTGGCCACGTGGCCATCGTCGTCGATGGCGAGCAGTTCCTGGGCCTGATCACCCGGATCGATCTGCTGAACTATCTACGCCGCAAGGTGCATTGA